One Ctenopharyngodon idella isolate HZGC_01 chromosome 9, HZGC01, whole genome shotgun sequence DNA window includes the following coding sequences:
- the lrrfip1a gene encoding leucine-rich repeat flightless-interacting protein 1 isoform X11: MMGGNADDPGYHMLTVTDIMVYFDNCKKAEARLAAKRAARAEAREIRMRELERQQKEVSDDEERMSVGSRSNIRLDLDAAGAYGGLPQAAASHSHKKSKKKKKHSSKPSNGYDDDLSTLSSRSSRLSDESKMTRSSRLDLQSSAYYSSELYSSSSSYSSKHQVPSYSGYQLPLLHSRKHRGSIYEDSLYSGSRRSSARASSEYSGFLGSSSRTSSRANSACGSPVEDCSSSVASFMRSTANISGLSRDLDRIIIPDLPNVNGRLSMVDDKLERDYVEKGSSRASTISGATLTSLGGTSSRRGSGDTSISADTEASIREIKEIHELKDQIQDVEAKHMQNLKELKDSLLEVEEKYRKAMVSNAQLDNEKTNMMYEVDTLKDSLMELEEMLFETRRELEEKCKDLEREKHAHSILQFQFSELKETLKQSEELLTEIRQLRLKQDGFVREISDLQETIEWKNKKIGALERQKEFSDAIRNERDELRDEVVQLKDILKKHGIVLGPDLATNGETGEEVGKAEQNSQTASAEIREGSSILGTHQLKLCKDQQQKDLDDRMQGNQQSSHAPFSSTKTPLEANKNGDLGDQMNQGVGQLENRPEEPPSSVGEELTAARPKEQIKSEAHIKEDSRSDTEELECKVHKDGLMETNQQESECVKPSKEIKEETPLESVSGSIHDETDKPGEAVLDDELKEESVESSQMETLPKTQGASASNKKKKKKKKNKQKQKQNDKQESETKMDDKNEVVLSEDNLNQEMEGLEENHEKPLGNDVSKTTMNADVPRDDKGTNELDCVEITSTNINADDAQDKIQLVTDEADSAEISKTISNSDCPESSNDVLLDDLSNDVISNPANIIDDHTEDSTNTDPEPVILSSELMASETETSLPHEPSAQPMDTVGVCVESISSSENIENSSLVGVKEEKSHLDCEVEEQKERLQNIDLDGDTIFEDQDKPDKISSPVMENVENDAENVIQEQPIDQPMESQLPDSIGADVDQEEVETQDEELDEENLNVPSEKVFDGGHVEDIPLIETQIQVIHEDHVSSNEANQETVVDLEASDQEPKVEKVQEERSIQDHDGCHVEDIPLIETLIQVIHEDHLSSNEANQETVVDLEASDQEPKVEKVQEERSIQDHDGCHVEDTPLIETQIQVIHEDHLSSNEANQETVVDLEASEQEPKVEKVQEERSIQDHDGCHVEDTPLIETQIQVIHEDHLSSNEANQETVVDLEASEQEPKVENAQEEKSVQDQVTINVQLPEDDEDLLVKSDVVLQELKEKDEEEEEEEEEDEGESFDFDEMDLEASSGAPLRNLLDQPNEDSALLKENAQEASQEMPKECQ; this comes from the exons GTGTCAGATGATGAAGAACGGATGTCAGTGGGGAGCAGGAGCAACATACGG TTGGATTTGGATGCGGCGGGTGCTTATGGCGGG CTTCCCCAGGCCGCCGCCTCTCACTCACATAAGAAGtccaagaaaaagaaaaaacattcttCTAAACCC AGCAATGGCTATGATGATGATCTCAGCACATTGTCTAGTCGG AGCTCCAGACTCAGTGATGAGAGCAAAATGACGCGCTCCTCTAGACTTGATCTGCAGTCG AGTGCCTACTATTCTTCTGAATTGTACAGCAGCAGTAGTAGTTATTCCTCTAAACATCAAGTCCCTTCCTACAGTGGCTACCAG CTCCCTTTGCTGCACAGCAGGAAGCACAGG GGCTCTATATATGAGGACAGTCTCTACAGTGGCTCTCGACGCTCCAGTGCTCGTGCT TCCTCTGAATACAGTGGTTTCCTGGGCTCCAGCTCTAGGACTTCGTCCAGGGCAAATTCTGCTTGTGGCAGCCCAGTG GAGGACTGCAGTAGCTCAGTGGCTAGTTTTATGCGCAGCACAGCTAATATCAGTGGCCTTTCTAGAGACCTTGACCGCATCATCATTCCTGACCTGCCGAATGTTAATGGGAGGCTGTCTATG gTTGATGACAAGTTAGAGCGAGACTACGTAGAAAAG ggctcTTCACGAGCATCAACTATATCTGGCGCCACTCTTACCTCTCTGGGTGGGACATCCTCAAGGAGAGGAAGTGGAGATACATCCATCTCTGCTGACACAGAAGCATCCATACGGGAAATCAAG GAGATCCATGAGCTTAAGGATCAGATTCAAGATGTGGAGGCGAAGCACATGCAGAACCTCAAAGAGCTCAAG GATTCCCTTTTGGAAGTGGAAGAAAAGTACCGTAAGGCCATGGTGTCCAATGCACAGCTGGACAATGAGAAGACCAATATGATGTATGAAGTGGACACTTTAAAAGACTCTTTAATGGAACTGGAGGAGATGCTGTTTGAAACACGCCGTGAGCTTGAGGAAAAGTGTAAG gaccTTGAACGAGAGAAGCATGCTCATAGTATACTGCAGTTTCAGTTCAGTGAATTGAAGGAGACATTGAAACAGAGTGAAGAACTGCTCACT GAGATCCGTCAATTACGGCTCAAGCAAGATGGCTTTGTTAGGGAGATTTCTGACCTCCAGGAAACTATTGAGtggaagaataaaaaaattggG GCATTAGAGAGGCAGAAGGAATTTTCTGATGCCATTCGAAATGAGCGGGATGAGCTCAGAGATGAGGTTGTTCAGctcaaagatattttgaag AAACATGGTATTGTCCTTGGACCCGACTTGGCCACCAATGGAGAAACAGGGGAAGAAGTTGGAAAGGCTGAACAGAATTCTCAAACAGCATCAGCTGAAATCCGAGAGGGGAGTAGTATACTTG GCACTCATCAGTTGAAGCTGTGTAAAGACCAGCAACAAAAAGATTTGGATGACAGGATGCAAGGGAATCAACAGTCTTCACATGCCCCTTTCAGTTCTACAAAGACACCTTTAGAAGCAAATAAGAATGGAGACCTTGGGGACCAAATGAATCAGGGTGTAGGGCAGCTTGAGAATAGACCTGAAGAACCTCCAAGTTCTGTTGGTGAGGAACTCACTGCAGCAAGACCCAAGGAGCAGATCAAATCTGAGGCACATATAAAGGAAGATTCAAGATCTGATACTGAAGAATTAGAGTGCAAAGTTCACAAGGATGGACTTATGGAGACAAATCAACAAGAGAGCGAATGTGTCAAACCTAGTAAGGAAATCAAAGAGGAAACTCCTTTAGAGTCTGTCTCTGGTTCAATCCATGATGAAACTGATAAACCTGGTGAGGCTGTGCTTGATGATGAACTCAAAGAGGAATCTGTGGAATCATCTCAAATGGAGACACTCCCCAAAACACAGGGTGCCAgtgcttcaaataaaaaaaagaaaaagaagaagaaaaacaagcaGAAGCAGAAACAAAATGACAAGCAAGAGAGTGAGACAAAAATGGATGATAAGAATGAAGTAGTTTTGAGTGAAGATAATTTAAACCAAGAAATGGAAGGTCTGGAAGAAAACCATGAGAAACCCTTAGGGAATGACGTATCCAAAACAACAATGAATGCAGATGTCCCACGTGATGATAAAGGAACCAATGAATTGGACTGTGTTGAAATAACAAGCACAAATATTAATGCTGATGATGCTCAAGACAAAATTCAGTTAGTTACAGATGAAGCTGATTCGGCAGAAATTTCTAAAACCATCTCAAATTCCGATTGCCCTGAATCTAGCAATGATGTCCTTTTAGATGATCTGTCCAACGATGTTATCTCTAACCCTGCAAACATTATTGATGACCACACTGAGGATTCAACAAATACTGATCCAGAACCTGTAATCCTCAGCAGTGAGCTTATGGCTTCAGAAACAGAAACTTCACTGCCTCATGAACCTTCTGCTCAGCCCATGGATACTGTTGGAGTGTGCGTTGAGTCCATCAGCAGCTCTGAGAACATTGAGAATTCTTCATTGGTAGGTGTCAAGGAAGAGAAGAGTCATCTGGACTGTGAAGTAGAAGAACAGAAGGAAAGGCTCCAAAATATCGATCTAGATGGCGACACTATCTTTGAAGATCAAGATAAGCCCGATAAGATAAGTTCCCCTGTGATGGAGAATGTGgaaaatgatgctgaaaatgtaatCCAGGAACAACCTATTGATCAGCCAATGGAAAGTCAACTTCCAGACAGTATTGGAGCAGACGTGGACCAAGAGGAGGTTGAGACACAAGATGAAGAACTAGATGAAGAAAACCTTAATGTGCCTAGTGAAAAAGTGTTTGATGGAGGCCACGTTGAAGACATTCCTTTAATTGAAACACAGATTCAGGTTATACATGAGGATCATGTGTCTTCCAATGAAGCAAATCAGGAAACGGTTGTAGATTTAGAAGCTTCTGACCAAGAACCCAAGGTAGAAAAAGTTCAGGAGGAAAGATCAATCCAAGATCATGATGGATGCCATGTTGAAGACATTCCTTTAattgaaacactgattcagGTTATACATGAGGATCACCTGTCTTCCAATGAAGCAAATCAGGAAACGGTTGTAGATTTAGAAGCTTCTGACCAAGAACCCAAGGTAGAAAAAGTTCAGGAGGAAAGATCAATCCAAGATCATGATGGATGCCATGTTGAAGACACTCCTTTAATTGAAACACAGATTCAGGTTATACATGAGGATCACCTGTCTTCCAATGAAGCAAATCAGGAAACAGTTGTAGATTTAGAAGCTTCTGAACAAGAACCCAAGGTAGAAAAAGTTCAGGAGGAAAGATCAATCCAAGATCATGATGGATGCCATGTTGAAGACACTCCTTTAATTGAAACACAGATTCAGGTTATACATGAGGATCACCTGTCTTCCAATGAAGCAAATCAGGAAACAGTTGTAGATTTAGAAGCTTCTGAACAAGAACCTAAGGTAGAAAATGCTCAGGAGGAAAAATCAGTCCAAGATCAGGTTACAATTAATGTGCAACTGCCTGAAGATGATGAAGACCTTCTGGTAAAGTCAGATGTGGTTCTTCAAGAACTCAAGGAAaaagatgaggaggaggaggaggaggaggaagaagacgAAGGAGAATcatttgattttgatgaaatgGACCTTGAAGCATCATCAGGTGCCCCTTTAAGAAACCTTCTAGATCAACCAAATGAGGACTCTGCTTTGTTAAAAGAAAATGCACAAGAAGCAAGCCAGGAAATGCCAAAGGAATGCCAATGA
- the lrrfip1a gene encoding leucine-rich repeat flightless-interacting protein 1 isoform X9, with the protein MGSQGPGRKRTPSKNGLTAEEDALNVIAKEAEARLAAKRAARAEAREIRMRELERQQKEVSDDEERMSVGSRSNIRLDLDAAGAYGGLPQAAASHSHKKSKKKKKHSSKPSNGYDDDLSTLSSRSSRLSDESKMTRSSRLDLQSSAYYSSELYSSSSSYSSKHQVPSYSGYQLPLLHSRKHRGSIYEDSLYSGSRRSSARASSEYSGFLGSSSRTSSRANSACGSPVEDCSSSVASFMRSTANISGLSRDLDRIIIPDLPNVNGRLSMVDDKLERDYVEKGSSRASTISGATLTSLGGTSSRRGSGDTSISADTEASIREIKEIHELKDQIQDVEAKHMQNLKELKDSLLEVEEKYRKAMVSNAQLDNEKTNMMYEVDTLKDSLMELEEMLFETRRELEEKCKDLEREKHAHSILQFQFSELKETLKQSEELLTEIRQLRLKQDGFVREISDLQETIEWKNKKIGALERQKEFSDAIRNERDELRDEVVQLKDILKKHGIVLGPDLATNGETGEEVGKAEQNSQTASAEIREGSSILGTHQLKLCKDQQQKDLDDRMQGNQQSSHAPFSSTKTPLEANKNGDLGDQMNQGVGQLENRPEEPPSSVGEELTAARPKEQIKSEAHIKEDSRSDTEELECKVHKDGLMETNQQESECVKPSKEIKEETPLESVSGSIHDETDKPGEAVLDDELKEESVESSQMETLPKTQGASASNKKKKKKKKNKQKQKQNDKQESETKMDDKNEVVLSEDNLNQEMEGLEENHEKPLGNDVSKTTMNADVPRDDKGTNELDCVEITSTNINADDAQDKIQLVTDEADSAEISKTISNSDCPESSNDVLLDDLSNDVISNPANIIDDHTEDSTNTDPEPVILSSELMASETETSLPHEPSAQPMDTVGVCVESISSSENIENSSLVGVKEEKSHLDCEVEEQKERLQNIDLDGDTIFEDQDKPDKISSPVMENVENDAENVIQEQPIDQPMESQLPDSIGADVDQEEVETQDEELDEENLNVPSEKVFDGGHVEDIPLIETQIQVIHEDHVSSNEANQETVVDLEASDQEPKVEKVQEERSIQDHDGCHVEDIPLIETLIQVIHEDHLSSNEANQETVVDLEASDQEPKVEKVQEERSIQDHDGCHVEDTPLIETQIQVIHEDHLSSNEANQETVVDLEASEQEPKVEKVQEERSIQDHDGCHVEDTPLIETQIQVIHEDHLSSNEANQETVVDLEASEQEPKVENAQEEKSVQDQVTINVQLPEDDEDLLVKSDVVLQELKEKDEEEEEEEEEDEGESFDFDEMDLEASSGAPLRNLLDQPNEDSALLKENAQEASQEMPKECQ; encoded by the exons GTGTCAGATGATGAAGAACGGATGTCAGTGGGGAGCAGGAGCAACATACGG TTGGATTTGGATGCGGCGGGTGCTTATGGCGGG CTTCCCCAGGCCGCCGCCTCTCACTCACATAAGAAGtccaagaaaaagaaaaaacattcttCTAAACCC AGCAATGGCTATGATGATGATCTCAGCACATTGTCTAGTCGG AGCTCCAGACTCAGTGATGAGAGCAAAATGACGCGCTCCTCTAGACTTGATCTGCAGTCG AGTGCCTACTATTCTTCTGAATTGTACAGCAGCAGTAGTAGTTATTCCTCTAAACATCAAGTCCCTTCCTACAGTGGCTACCAG CTCCCTTTGCTGCACAGCAGGAAGCACAGG GGCTCTATATATGAGGACAGTCTCTACAGTGGCTCTCGACGCTCCAGTGCTCGTGCT TCCTCTGAATACAGTGGTTTCCTGGGCTCCAGCTCTAGGACTTCGTCCAGGGCAAATTCTGCTTGTGGCAGCCCAGTG GAGGACTGCAGTAGCTCAGTGGCTAGTTTTATGCGCAGCACAGCTAATATCAGTGGCCTTTCTAGAGACCTTGACCGCATCATCATTCCTGACCTGCCGAATGTTAATGGGAGGCTGTCTATG gTTGATGACAAGTTAGAGCGAGACTACGTAGAAAAG ggctcTTCACGAGCATCAACTATATCTGGCGCCACTCTTACCTCTCTGGGTGGGACATCCTCAAGGAGAGGAAGTGGAGATACATCCATCTCTGCTGACACAGAAGCATCCATACGGGAAATCAAG GAGATCCATGAGCTTAAGGATCAGATTCAAGATGTGGAGGCGAAGCACATGCAGAACCTCAAAGAGCTCAAG GATTCCCTTTTGGAAGTGGAAGAAAAGTACCGTAAGGCCATGGTGTCCAATGCACAGCTGGACAATGAGAAGACCAATATGATGTATGAAGTGGACACTTTAAAAGACTCTTTAATGGAACTGGAGGAGATGCTGTTTGAAACACGCCGTGAGCTTGAGGAAAAGTGTAAG gaccTTGAACGAGAGAAGCATGCTCATAGTATACTGCAGTTTCAGTTCAGTGAATTGAAGGAGACATTGAAACAGAGTGAAGAACTGCTCACT GAGATCCGTCAATTACGGCTCAAGCAAGATGGCTTTGTTAGGGAGATTTCTGACCTCCAGGAAACTATTGAGtggaagaataaaaaaattggG GCATTAGAGAGGCAGAAGGAATTTTCTGATGCCATTCGAAATGAGCGGGATGAGCTCAGAGATGAGGTTGTTCAGctcaaagatattttgaag AAACATGGTATTGTCCTTGGACCCGACTTGGCCACCAATGGAGAAACAGGGGAAGAAGTTGGAAAGGCTGAACAGAATTCTCAAACAGCATCAGCTGAAATCCGAGAGGGGAGTAGTATACTTG GCACTCATCAGTTGAAGCTGTGTAAAGACCAGCAACAAAAAGATTTGGATGACAGGATGCAAGGGAATCAACAGTCTTCACATGCCCCTTTCAGTTCTACAAAGACACCTTTAGAAGCAAATAAGAATGGAGACCTTGGGGACCAAATGAATCAGGGTGTAGGGCAGCTTGAGAATAGACCTGAAGAACCTCCAAGTTCTGTTGGTGAGGAACTCACTGCAGCAAGACCCAAGGAGCAGATCAAATCTGAGGCACATATAAAGGAAGATTCAAGATCTGATACTGAAGAATTAGAGTGCAAAGTTCACAAGGATGGACTTATGGAGACAAATCAACAAGAGAGCGAATGTGTCAAACCTAGTAAGGAAATCAAAGAGGAAACTCCTTTAGAGTCTGTCTCTGGTTCAATCCATGATGAAACTGATAAACCTGGTGAGGCTGTGCTTGATGATGAACTCAAAGAGGAATCTGTGGAATCATCTCAAATGGAGACACTCCCCAAAACACAGGGTGCCAgtgcttcaaataaaaaaaagaaaaagaagaagaaaaacaagcaGAAGCAGAAACAAAATGACAAGCAAGAGAGTGAGACAAAAATGGATGATAAGAATGAAGTAGTTTTGAGTGAAGATAATTTAAACCAAGAAATGGAAGGTCTGGAAGAAAACCATGAGAAACCCTTAGGGAATGACGTATCCAAAACAACAATGAATGCAGATGTCCCACGTGATGATAAAGGAACCAATGAATTGGACTGTGTTGAAATAACAAGCACAAATATTAATGCTGATGATGCTCAAGACAAAATTCAGTTAGTTACAGATGAAGCTGATTCGGCAGAAATTTCTAAAACCATCTCAAATTCCGATTGCCCTGAATCTAGCAATGATGTCCTTTTAGATGATCTGTCCAACGATGTTATCTCTAACCCTGCAAACATTATTGATGACCACACTGAGGATTCAACAAATACTGATCCAGAACCTGTAATCCTCAGCAGTGAGCTTATGGCTTCAGAAACAGAAACTTCACTGCCTCATGAACCTTCTGCTCAGCCCATGGATACTGTTGGAGTGTGCGTTGAGTCCATCAGCAGCTCTGAGAACATTGAGAATTCTTCATTGGTAGGTGTCAAGGAAGAGAAGAGTCATCTGGACTGTGAAGTAGAAGAACAGAAGGAAAGGCTCCAAAATATCGATCTAGATGGCGACACTATCTTTGAAGATCAAGATAAGCCCGATAAGATAAGTTCCCCTGTGATGGAGAATGTGgaaaatgatgctgaaaatgtaatCCAGGAACAACCTATTGATCAGCCAATGGAAAGTCAACTTCCAGACAGTATTGGAGCAGACGTGGACCAAGAGGAGGTTGAGACACAAGATGAAGAACTAGATGAAGAAAACCTTAATGTGCCTAGTGAAAAAGTGTTTGATGGAGGCCACGTTGAAGACATTCCTTTAATTGAAACACAGATTCAGGTTATACATGAGGATCATGTGTCTTCCAATGAAGCAAATCAGGAAACGGTTGTAGATTTAGAAGCTTCTGACCAAGAACCCAAGGTAGAAAAAGTTCAGGAGGAAAGATCAATCCAAGATCATGATGGATGCCATGTTGAAGACATTCCTTTAattgaaacactgattcagGTTATACATGAGGATCACCTGTCTTCCAATGAAGCAAATCAGGAAACGGTTGTAGATTTAGAAGCTTCTGACCAAGAACCCAAGGTAGAAAAAGTTCAGGAGGAAAGATCAATCCAAGATCATGATGGATGCCATGTTGAAGACACTCCTTTAATTGAAACACAGATTCAGGTTATACATGAGGATCACCTGTCTTCCAATGAAGCAAATCAGGAAACAGTTGTAGATTTAGAAGCTTCTGAACAAGAACCCAAGGTAGAAAAAGTTCAGGAGGAAAGATCAATCCAAGATCATGATGGATGCCATGTTGAAGACACTCCTTTAATTGAAACACAGATTCAGGTTATACATGAGGATCACCTGTCTTCCAATGAAGCAAATCAGGAAACAGTTGTAGATTTAGAAGCTTCTGAACAAGAACCTAAGGTAGAAAATGCTCAGGAGGAAAAATCAGTCCAAGATCAGGTTACAATTAATGTGCAACTGCCTGAAGATGATGAAGACCTTCTGGTAAAGTCAGATGTGGTTCTTCAAGAACTCAAGGAAaaagatgaggaggaggaggaggaggaggaagaagacgAAGGAGAATcatttgattttgatgaaatgGACCTTGAAGCATCATCAGGTGCCCCTTTAAGAAACCTTCTAGATCAACCAAATGAGGACTCTGCTTTGTTAAAAGAAAATGCACAAGAAGCAAGCCAGGAAATGCCAAAGGAATGCCAATGA
- the lrrfip1a gene encoding leucine-rich repeat flightless-interacting protein 1 isoform X29 produces the protein MGSQGPGRKRTPSKNGLTAEEDALNVIAKEAEARLAAKRAARAEAREIRMRELERQQKEVSDDEERMSVGSRSNIRVDDKLERDYVEKGSSRASTISGATLTSLGGTSSRRGSGDTSISADTEASIREIKEIHELKDQIQDVEAKHMQNLKELKDSLLEVEEKYRKAMVSNAQLDNEKTNMMYEVDTLKDSLMELEEMLFETRRELEEKCKDLEREKHAHSILQFQFSELKETLKQSEELLTEIRQLRLKQDGFVREISDLQETIEWKNKKIGALERQKEFSDAIRNERDELRDEVVQLKDILKKHGIVLGPDLATNGETGEEVGKAEQNSQTASAEIREGSSILGTHQLKLCKDQQQKDLDDRMQGNQQSSHAPFSSTKTPLEANKNGDLGDQMNQGVGQLENRPEEPPSSVGEELTAARPKEQIKSEAHIKEDSRSDTEELECKVHKDGLMETNQQESECVKPSKEIKEETPLESVSGSIHDETDKPGEAVLDDELKEESVESSQMETLPKTQGASASNKKKKKKKKNKQKQKQNDKQESETKMDDKNEVVLSEDNLNQEMEGLEENHEKPLGNDVSKTTMNADVPRDDKGTNELDCVEITSTNINADDAQDKIQLVTDEADSAEISKTISNSDCPESSNDVLLDDLSNDVISNPANIIDDHTEDSTNTDPEPVILSSELMASETETSLPHEPSAQPMDTVGVCVESISSSENIENSSLVGVKEEKSHLDCEVEEQKERLQNIDLDGDTIFEDQDKPDKISSPVMENVENDAENVIQEQPIDQPMESQLPDSIGADVDQEEVETQDEELDEENLNVPSEKVFDGGHVEDIPLIETQIQVIHEDHVSSNEANQETVVDLEASDQEPKVEKVQEERSIQDHDGCHVEDIPLIETLIQVIHEDHLSSNEANQETVVDLEASDQEPKVEKVQEERSIQDHDGCHVEDTPLIETQIQVIHEDHLSSNEANQETVVDLEASEQEPKVEKVQEERSIQDHDGCHVEDTPLIETQIQVIHEDHLSSNEANQETVVDLEASEQEPKVENAQEEKSVQDQVTINVQLPEDDEDLLVKSDVVLQELKEKDEEEEEEEEEDEGESFDFDEMDLEASSGAPLRNLLDQPNEDSALLKENAQEASQEMPKECQ, from the exons GTGTCAGATGATGAAGAACGGATGTCAGTGGGGAGCAGGAGCAACATACGG gTTGATGACAAGTTAGAGCGAGACTACGTAGAAAAG ggctcTTCACGAGCATCAACTATATCTGGCGCCACTCTTACCTCTCTGGGTGGGACATCCTCAAGGAGAGGAAGTGGAGATACATCCATCTCTGCTGACACAGAAGCATCCATACGGGAAATCAAG GAGATCCATGAGCTTAAGGATCAGATTCAAGATGTGGAGGCGAAGCACATGCAGAACCTCAAAGAGCTCAAG GATTCCCTTTTGGAAGTGGAAGAAAAGTACCGTAAGGCCATGGTGTCCAATGCACAGCTGGACAATGAGAAGACCAATATGATGTATGAAGTGGACACTTTAAAAGACTCTTTAATGGAACTGGAGGAGATGCTGTTTGAAACACGCCGTGAGCTTGAGGAAAAGTGTAAG gaccTTGAACGAGAGAAGCATGCTCATAGTATACTGCAGTTTCAGTTCAGTGAATTGAAGGAGACATTGAAACAGAGTGAAGAACTGCTCACT GAGATCCGTCAATTACGGCTCAAGCAAGATGGCTTTGTTAGGGAGATTTCTGACCTCCAGGAAACTATTGAGtggaagaataaaaaaattggG GCATTAGAGAGGCAGAAGGAATTTTCTGATGCCATTCGAAATGAGCGGGATGAGCTCAGAGATGAGGTTGTTCAGctcaaagatattttgaag AAACATGGTATTGTCCTTGGACCCGACTTGGCCACCAATGGAGAAACAGGGGAAGAAGTTGGAAAGGCTGAACAGAATTCTCAAACAGCATCAGCTGAAATCCGAGAGGGGAGTAGTATACTTG GCACTCATCAGTTGAAGCTGTGTAAAGACCAGCAACAAAAAGATTTGGATGACAGGATGCAAGGGAATCAACAGTCTTCACATGCCCCTTTCAGTTCTACAAAGACACCTTTAGAAGCAAATAAGAATGGAGACCTTGGGGACCAAATGAATCAGGGTGTAGGGCAGCTTGAGAATAGACCTGAAGAACCTCCAAGTTCTGTTGGTGAGGAACTCACTGCAGCAAGACCCAAGGAGCAGATCAAATCTGAGGCACATATAAAGGAAGATTCAAGATCTGATACTGAAGAATTAGAGTGCAAAGTTCACAAGGATGGACTTATGGAGACAAATCAACAAGAGAGCGAATGTGTCAAACCTAGTAAGGAAATCAAAGAGGAAACTCCTTTAGAGTCTGTCTCTGGTTCAATCCATGATGAAACTGATAAACCTGGTGAGGCTGTGCTTGATGATGAACTCAAAGAGGAATCTGTGGAATCATCTCAAATGGAGACACTCCCCAAAACACAGGGTGCCAgtgcttcaaataaaaaaaagaaaaagaagaagaaaaacaagcaGAAGCAGAAACAAAATGACAAGCAAGAGAGTGAGACAAAAATGGATGATAAGAATGAAGTAGTTTTGAGTGAAGATAATTTAAACCAAGAAATGGAAGGTCTGGAAGAAAACCATGAGAAACCCTTAGGGAATGACGTATCCAAAACAACAATGAATGCAGATGTCCCACGTGATGATAAAGGAACCAATGAATTGGACTGTGTTGAAATAACAAGCACAAATATTAATGCTGATGATGCTCAAGACAAAATTCAGTTAGTTACAGATGAAGCTGATTCGGCAGAAATTTCTAAAACCATCTCAAATTCCGATTGCCCTGAATCTAGCAATGATGTCCTTTTAGATGATCTGTCCAACGATGTTATCTCTAACCCTGCAAACATTATTGATGACCACACTGAGGATTCAACAAATACTGATCCAGAACCTGTAATCCTCAGCAGTGAGCTTATGGCTTCAGAAACAGAAACTTCACTGCCTCATGAACCTTCTGCTCAGCCCATGGATACTGTTGGAGTGTGCGTTGAGTCCATCAGCAGCTCTGAGAACATTGAGAATTCTTCATTGGTAGGTGTCAAGGAAGAGAAGAGTCATCTGGACTGTGAAGTAGAAGAACAGAAGGAAAGGCTCCAAAATATCGATCTAGATGGCGACACTATCTTTGAAGATCAAGATAAGCCCGATAAGATAAGTTCCCCTGTGATGGAGAATGTGgaaaatgatgctgaaaatgtaatCCAGGAACAACCTATTGATCAGCCAATGGAAAGTCAACTTCCAGACAGTATTGGAGCAGACGTGGACCAAGAGGAGGTTGAGACACAAGATGAAGAACTAGATGAAGAAAACCTTAATGTGCCTAGTGAAAAAGTGTTTGATGGAGGCCACGTTGAAGACATTCCTTTAATTGAAACACAGATTCAGGTTATACATGAGGATCATGTGTCTTCCAATGAAGCAAATCAGGAAACGGTTGTAGATTTAGAAGCTTCTGACCAAGAACCCAAGGTAGAAAAAGTTCAGGAGGAAAGATCAATCCAAGATCATGATGGATGCCATGTTGAAGACATTCCTTTAattgaaacactgattcagGTTATACATGAGGATCACCTGTCTTCCAATGAAGCAAATCAGGAAACGGTTGTAGATTTAGAAGCTTCTGACCAAGAACCCAAGGTAGAAAAAGTTCAGGAGGAAAGATCAATCCAAGATCATGATGGATGCCATGTTGAAGACACTCCTTTAATTGAAACACAGATTCAGGTTATACATGAGGATCACCTGTCTTCCAATGAAGCAAATCAGGAAACAGTTGTAGATTTAGAAGCTTCTGAACAAGAACCCAAGGTAGAAAAAGTTCAGGAGGAAAGATCAATCCAAGATCATGATGGATGCCATGTTGAAGACACTCCTTTAATTGAAACACAGATTCAGGTTATACATGAGGATCACCTGTCTTCCAATGAAGCAAATCAGGAAACAGTTGTAGATTTAGAAGCTTCTGAACAAGAACCTAAGGTAGAAAATGCTCAGGAGGAAAAATCAGTCCAAGATCAGGTTACAATTAATGTGCAACTGCCTGAAGATGATGAAGACCTTCTGGTAAAGTCAGATGTGGTTCTTCAAGAACTCAAGGAAaaagatgaggaggaggaggaggaggaggaagaagacgAAGGAGAATcatttgattttgatgaaatgGACCTTGAAGCATCATCAGGTGCCCCTTTAAGAAACCTTCTAGATCAACCAAATGAGGACTCTGCTTTGTTAAAAGAAAATGCACAAGAAGCAAGCCAGGAAATGCCAAAGGAATGCCAATGA